A stretch of Deltaproteobacteria bacterium DNA encodes these proteins:
- a CDS encoding glycosidase, whose product MRAEELFERHGANPIIQPGDIPYRANSVFNAGAAKVGDDVLLLMRVEDRRGISHLTAARSRDGVSEWRIDPFPTLAPDPHAHPEEIWGIEDPRITRVDELDLWVILYTAYSKGGPLVSLATTGDFRTFERKGAVMAPEDKDAALFPVRFKGRWAMIHRPVPAMAGMGAHIWISFSPDMRHWGDHQILIPARKGAWWDANKVGLSPPPLRTSRGWLILYHGVRATAGGCLYRLGLALLDLEDPTRVLARSDEWVFAPEEDYELTGDVDKVVFPCGWVAEGDDVLLYYGGADRCIALARASLSRMLDWLEERGRRRTGGGGGR is encoded by the coding sequence ATGCGAGCCGAAGAGCTTTTCGAGCGTCACGGCGCCAATCCCATAATCCAGCCCGGCGACATACCTTACCGGGCCAACTCGGTCTTCAACGCCGGCGCAGCCAAGGTGGGAGACGACGTGCTCCTGCTCATGCGTGTCGAGGACCGTCGCGGCATATCGCATCTCACGGCGGCGCGCAGCCGCGACGGCGTGAGCGAGTGGCGCATCGACCCGTTCCCCACCCTCGCGCCCGATCCCCACGCTCATCCCGAGGAGATATGGGGCATCGAGGACCCGCGGATAACCCGTGTCGACGAGCTCGACCTCTGGGTCATCCTCTACACGGCATACTCGAAGGGCGGCCCCCTCGTCTCGCTCGCCACGACCGGGGACTTCAGGACCTTCGAGCGCAAGGGGGCGGTCATGGCCCCCGAGGACAAGGACGCGGCGCTCTTCCCCGTTCGCTTCAAGGGCCGCTGGGCCATGATCCACAGGCCCGTCCCGGCCATGGCCGGCATGGGCGCCCACATCTGGATATCCTTCAGCCCGGACATGAGGCACTGGGGGGACCACCAGATACTCATCCCGGCGCGAAAGGGCGCGTGGTGGGACGCCAACAAGGTGGGGCTCTCGCCGCCGCCGCTTCGGACCTCCAGGGGGTGGCTCATACTCTACCACGGCGTGAGGGCCACGGCCGGAGGCTGCCTCTACCGCCTCGGCCTCGCCCTGCTCGACCTCGAGGACCCGACGCGGGTGCTGGCGCGCTCGGACGAGTGGGTCTTCGCTCCTGAGGAGGACTACGAGCTCACGGGCGACGTGGACAAGGTCGTCTTCCCCTGCGGCTGGGTGGCGGAGGGGGACGACGTGCTCCTCTACTACGGCGGGGCCGACCGGTGCATAGCCCTGGCCAGGGCGAGCCTTTCGCGGATGCTCGACTGGCTCGAAGAAAGGGGCCGCAGGCGGACGGGCGGCGGAGGCGGCCGGTGA